In the Streptomyces fradiae ATCC 10745 = DSM 40063 genome, one interval contains:
- a CDS encoding alpha/beta fold hydrolase, translated as MRSAAVTAEGDRIRWVELPGRDPARVFVHGLGATSPAYFTATAAHPLLAGHRSLLVDLLGHGHSDRPVSFAYTLEDHADALAAALRAADVAGAELVAHSMGGSVAVVLAARHPDLVSRLVLVDANLDPLPRLPGADGSSGIAAYTEEEFVAGGWREVRDRVGAGWWSTMRLAGLEALHRSAVHLTAATVPTMRELLLALPVPRTFLFPEADAPFPGADGLAAAGVSVRAVPDCGHNIMLDNPEAFARAVADALS; from the coding sequence GTGCGCAGCGCCGCAGTGACGGCCGAAGGGGACCGCATCCGGTGGGTCGAGCTGCCGGGCCGGGACCCGGCGCGCGTCTTCGTGCACGGACTGGGCGCCACGTCCCCCGCGTACTTCACCGCGACCGCCGCGCACCCCCTGCTGGCGGGCCACCGCTCCCTCCTGGTCGACCTGCTCGGCCACGGCCACAGCGACCGCCCCGTCTCGTTCGCCTACACCCTCGAGGACCACGCCGACGCGCTCGCCGCCGCCCTGCGCGCCGCCGACGTCGCCGGGGCCGAGCTGGTCGCCCACAGCATGGGCGGCTCGGTCGCCGTCGTGCTCGCCGCCCGCCATCCCGACCTGGTCTCCCGGCTCGTCCTGGTCGACGCCAATCTGGACCCGCTGCCCCGCCTCCCCGGTGCCGACGGGAGCAGCGGCATCGCGGCGTACACGGAGGAGGAGTTCGTCGCGGGCGGCTGGCGCGAGGTCCGCGACCGGGTGGGTGCGGGCTGGTGGTCCACGATGCGCCTGGCCGGGCTGGAGGCCCTGCACCGCAGCGCCGTCCACCTGACCGCCGCCACGGTCCCGACCATGCGGGAGTTGCTGCTCGCGCTGCCGGTCCCCCGCACGTTCCTGTTCCCGGAGGCCGACGCCCCGTTCCCGGGCGCGGACGGGCTGGCCGCCGCGGGCGTCTCGGTCAGGGCCGTCCCGGACTGCGGCCACAACATCATGCTGGACAACCCGGAGGCGTTCGCGCGGGCAGTGGCCGACGCCCTGTCCTGA
- the hemB gene encoding porphobilinogen synthase, which yields MTVYGSFPGARPRRLRTTPAMRRMVAETRLHPADLILPAFVREGVSEPVPIQAMPGVVQHTRDTLRKAAVEAVEAGVSGIMLFGVPEEAKKDAAGTAGTDPDGILQVAIRDVRAEVGDDLVVMSDLCLDEYTDHGHCGVLDADGRVDNDATLERYAEMAQVQADAGVHVVGPSGMMDGQVGVIRDALDTIGKEDVSILAYTAKYASAFYGPFREAVGSSLRGDRKTYQQDAANARESLRELALDLDEGADMVMVKPAGPYLDILAKVADAVDVPVAAYQISGEYAMIEAAAEKGWIDRDAAILESLTGIRRAGAQMILTYWATEVAQRLRG from the coding sequence ATGACTGTGTACGGTTCCTTCCCCGGAGCGCGGCCGCGGCGGCTGCGCACCACGCCCGCGATGCGGCGGATGGTCGCCGAGACCCGCCTGCACCCCGCCGACCTGATCCTCCCCGCCTTCGTGCGCGAGGGCGTGTCCGAGCCCGTGCCGATCCAGGCCATGCCGGGCGTCGTGCAGCACACGCGGGACACGCTCCGCAAGGCCGCCGTCGAGGCCGTCGAGGCCGGCGTGTCGGGGATCATGCTGTTCGGTGTGCCCGAGGAGGCCAAGAAGGACGCCGCCGGCACCGCCGGAACCGACCCCGACGGCATCCTCCAGGTGGCCATCCGCGATGTGCGCGCCGAGGTCGGCGACGACCTGGTGGTCATGTCGGACCTGTGCCTGGACGAGTACACCGACCACGGCCACTGCGGTGTCCTCGACGCCGACGGCCGCGTCGACAACGACGCCACCCTGGAGCGGTACGCCGAGATGGCGCAGGTCCAGGCCGACGCCGGGGTCCATGTCGTGGGCCCGAGCGGCATGATGGACGGCCAGGTCGGTGTCATCCGGGACGCCTTGGACACGATCGGCAAGGAGGACGTGTCCATCCTGGCGTACACCGCCAAGTACGCCTCCGCCTTCTACGGCCCCTTCCGCGAGGCCGTCGGCTCCTCCCTGCGCGGCGACCGCAAGACGTACCAGCAGGACGCGGCCAACGCCCGCGAGTCGCTGCGCGAGCTGGCGCTCGACCTGGACGAGGGCGCCGACATGGTGATGGTCAAGCCCGCCGGGCCGTACCTGGACATCCTCGCCAAGGTCGCCGACGCCGTGGACGTGCCGGTCGCCGCGTACCAGATCAGTGGTGAGTACGCCATGATCGAGGCCGCCGCCGAGAAGGGCTGGATCGACCGGGACGCGGCGATCCTGGAGTCCCTGACCGGCATCCGCCGGGCCGGGGCGCAGATGATCCTCACCTACTGGGCCACCGAGGTCGCGCAGCGGCTCCGGGGGTGA
- a CDS encoding SRPBCC family protein → MRYADGPTATAETTIAAPPARVWELVTDIGLPARLSPELKSATWLDGASAPALGARFEGHNSHPRAGTWRTHSHVVELVEHRAFAWAVTDPDGGFGDAAPDPTRPLASWRFELSPAADGTTVLRQTVRLGPAPSGLSRVIESAPDREEAIIAARLDELSRNMTTTLQGIKALAEESAG, encoded by the coding sequence ATGCGCTACGCAGACGGCCCCACCGCGACCGCCGAGACGACCATCGCCGCACCGCCCGCCCGGGTCTGGGAGCTGGTGACGGACATAGGGCTCCCCGCCCGCCTGAGCCCCGAGCTCAAGAGCGCCACCTGGCTGGACGGCGCCTCCGCGCCCGCCCTCGGCGCCCGGTTCGAAGGGCACAACAGCCACCCCCGCGCCGGCACCTGGCGCACCCATTCCCACGTGGTCGAACTGGTCGAGCACCGCGCCTTCGCCTGGGCCGTCACCGACCCGGACGGCGGTTTCGGTGACGCCGCCCCCGACCCCACCCGTCCCCTGGCGTCCTGGCGCTTCGAGCTGTCCCCCGCCGCGGACGGCACCACGGTCCTCCGCCAGACCGTCCGCCTGGGCCCCGCCCCTTCCGGTCTCAGCCGCGTCATCGAAAGCGCCCCCGACCGGGAGGAGGCCATCATCGCCGCCCGTCTGGACGAGCTGAGCAGGAACATGACCACCACCCTCCAGGGCATCAAGGCGCTGGCCGAGGAGAGCGCCGGCTGA
- a CDS encoding DUF1876 domain-containing protein — translation MHTLVGWHVDMEFQEDGNRTRAAALVRLGDGTEVRGHGQAQRHPTDSEQLRVGEEIAGARALMDIATQLLQKAHVEIDEVKGKPSRPLI, via the coding sequence ATGCACACGCTAGTCGGATGGCACGTCGACATGGAGTTCCAGGAGGACGGCAACCGGACCAGGGCCGCCGCTCTCGTACGGCTCGGGGACGGGACCGAGGTGCGGGGGCACGGGCAGGCCCAGCGCCACCCGACCGACTCCGAGCAACTGCGCGTCGGCGAGGAGATCGCGGGCGCCCGCGCCCTCATGGACATCGCCACGCAACTGCTGCAGAAGGCGCATGTCGAGATCGACGAGGTGAAGGGGAAGCCTTCCCGTCCGCTGATCTGA
- a CDS encoding DUF4232 domain-containing protein, whose protein sequence is MRTFRTRTTAAAATAFLAALSLTACQNGGSDAGAASGTPAVTASTAPVGAATQADAKATPEAGTAGTGDTTGSGTPRPRHTSLNDDGTGTSTGTGTGTGTGTGTGDKAKPAAKDKAAAPASFVTCTSANTRVTVTRPTRPINHLLITAQNTGSRTCLAYAAPLLRFDDEQAAPGFVEGSRPQAVVTLAPGEAAYASVILSGERAPEEANGRVTKRLSVLFAARDASGSVGAPATVKLPAGTYKTDDVAVTYWQSSLDDALSF, encoded by the coding sequence ATGCGCACCTTCCGCACCCGCACCACCGCCGCCGCCGCGACCGCGTTCCTGGCCGCGCTGTCGCTCACCGCCTGCCAGAACGGCGGCTCCGACGCGGGCGCCGCGTCCGGCACCCCGGCCGTCACCGCCTCGACCGCACCCGTCGGCGCGGCCACCCAGGCCGACGCGAAGGCCACCCCCGAGGCGGGCACCGCCGGGACCGGCGACACCACCGGCAGCGGCACCCCGCGCCCCCGCCACACCTCCCTGAACGACGACGGCACCGGCACAAGCACGGGCACCGGCACCGGCACCGGCACCGGCACCGGCACCGGCGACAAGGCGAAGCCGGCCGCCAAGGACAAGGCCGCCGCCCCCGCCTCCTTCGTCACCTGCACCAGCGCGAACACCAGGGTCACCGTGACCAGGCCGACCCGCCCGATCAACCATCTGCTGATCACCGCCCAGAACACCGGCTCCCGCACCTGCCTCGCGTACGCGGCCCCGCTCCTCCGCTTCGACGACGAGCAGGCGGCGCCCGGCTTCGTCGAGGGCAGCCGCCCGCAGGCCGTGGTGACCCTCGCACCCGGCGAGGCCGCGTACGCGTCGGTCATCCTGAGCGGTGAGCGCGCGCCGGAGGAGGCGAACGGCCGGGTCACGAAGCGGCTCAGCGTGCTGTTCGCCGCCCGCGACGCCTCAGGGTCGGTCGGCGCGCCGGCCACGGTGAAGCTCCCGGCCGGCACGTACAAGACGGACGACGTGGCAGTGACGTACTGGCAGAGCAGCCTGGACGACGCCCTCAGCTTCTGA
- a CDS encoding transcriptional regulator, whose product MASGMDGFAGALRRLKERSGLSYGALAGRAHMSASTLHRYCNGDAVPTRFAPVERLARLCGASRDEMVALHRAWIVADEDRRRSRAAGPERPAAGGPSGAGPSAGAGSASGTAAFVAGAEVTSGTGAPSTGAAGAGTATPEGPAPGGGAPPHRPGDVTHAGTGPGTRPDSGTAPGPETDGAEPPVTAPRIPHRTGSDRPGGHPAGGPAGADRPAEGRPATDRPEGEGVGTDRPGGHQPATGRPATDQPAAAQPETGRPATDQPAAVQPDPDGQGPDPHGPDPDGQGPDPAAVQPDPGRPRTDRPGGTSRARRRVRVAAAAAAVVLTATAAAAALALTLHSGTGEGAAAMDGARRAVSPSQAPGTARPTGTPNPSPSPSPTAAPALPPPATPLPSADRTGPAPSRAAGPAGGVAERRRGGAPLTVDVRPYVWTHPCDQAYVVDRPADRMPPPPSEQGARNWITGLGGAPGENVLTELAVQGTGEEAVVLHALRVRVVDRAAPLPGNAYWMGVGCGGEMTPMGLDVNLDAAQPRVVPVAGRQGDRVIPASDFPYKVSATDPQVLKVTAHTAGHSVRWYLELEWSSGGRQGTLRIDDRGRPFEVSALTGRPQYGYLLGGSEWLPMDG is encoded by the coding sequence GTGGCGAGCGGGATGGACGGCTTCGCGGGAGCGTTGCGGAGGCTGAAGGAACGGTCCGGGCTGAGCTACGGCGCCCTCGCCGGGCGGGCGCACATGAGCGCGTCGACGCTGCACCGCTACTGCAACGGCGACGCGGTGCCGACGCGGTTCGCCCCCGTGGAGCGGCTCGCGCGGCTGTGCGGGGCGTCGCGGGACGAGATGGTGGCCCTGCACCGCGCCTGGATCGTCGCCGACGAGGACCGCCGCCGGAGCCGGGCGGCCGGCCCGGAGCGGCCGGCGGCGGGGGGTCCGTCCGGGGCGGGGCCCTCTGCGGGTGCGGGGTCCGCGTCGGGTACGGCGGCCTTTGTCGCCGGTGCGGAGGTCACTTCCGGTACGGGCGCACCCTCGACCGGGGCCGCGGGCGCCGGTACGGCAACCCCCGAGGGCCCCGCGCCCGGCGGGGGCGCCCCACCGCACCGTCCGGGCGACGTCACCCACGCCGGTACGGGCCCCGGAACCCGGCCGGACAGCGGTACCGCTCCCGGCCCGGAGACGGACGGGGCCGAGCCACCGGTCACCGCACCGCGGATCCCGCACCGAACCGGAAGCGACCGGCCAGGCGGGCACCCCGCAGGCGGGCCCGCCGGTGCCGACCGGCCCGCAGAGGGCCGCCCCGCGACCGACCGGCCCGAAGGCGAAGGTGTCGGCACCGACCGGCCCGGGGGCCACCAGCCCGCCACCGGCCGACCCGCGACCGACCAGCCCGCCGCCGCACAGCCCGAGACCGGCCGACCCGCGACCGACCAGCCCGCCGCCGTACAACCCGACCCCGACGGCCAAGGCCCCGACCCCCACGGCCCCGACCCCGACGGCCAAGGCCCCGACCCCGCCGCCGTACAACCCGACCCGGGTCGGCCGCGCACCGATCGGCCCGGCGGCACCAGCCGCGCCCGGCGGCGTGTCCGGGTCGCCGCGGCCGCCGCGGCCGTCGTGCTCACCGCCACGGCCGCGGCCGCCGCCCTCGCCCTGACCCTGCACTCCGGCACCGGCGAGGGCGCAGCCGCCATGGACGGCGCGCGACGGGCCGTCTCCCCCTCCCAGGCGCCGGGTACCGCCCGCCCCACCGGTACGCCCAACCCTTCACCCTCACCCTCTCCCACCGCCGCCCCGGCCCTGCCCCCGCCCGCCACTCCCCTCCCCTCCGCGGACCGGACGGGGCCCGCGCCGTCGCGTGCGGCCGGGCCCGCCGGGGGCGTGGCGGAACGGCGGCGCGGAGGCGCACCGCTGACCGTGGACGTCCGCCCGTACGTCTGGACCCACCCCTGCGACCAGGCGTACGTGGTGGACCGGCCGGCCGACCGGATGCCGCCGCCGCCCAGTGAGCAGGGCGCACGCAACTGGATCACCGGACTGGGCGGGGCGCCGGGTGAGAACGTGCTGACGGAACTGGCCGTCCAGGGCACCGGCGAGGAGGCCGTGGTGCTCCACGCCCTGCGCGTGCGCGTGGTGGACAGGGCCGCGCCCCTGCCCGGCAACGCGTACTGGATGGGCGTGGGCTGCGGCGGCGAGATGACGCCCATGGGCCTCGACGTCAACCTGGACGCGGCCCAGCCGCGCGTCGTGCCGGTCGCCGGCCGGCAGGGCGACCGGGTGATCCCGGCGAGCGACTTCCCGTACAAGGTCTCCGCGACCGACCCGCAGGTGCTGAAGGTCACCGCGCACACGGCGGGGCACTCGGTGCGCTGGTACCTGGAGCTGGAGTGGAGCAGCGGCGGTCGGCAGGGCACCCTGCGGATCGACGACCGCGGCCGCCCCTTCGAGGTCAGCGCCCTCACGGGCCGGCCCCAGTACGGCTACCTGCTGGGCGGCAGCGAATGGCTCCCGATGGACGGGTGA
- a CDS encoding protein kinase domain-containing protein, with the protein MGELFAVGSTVAHGRYRIVDVIGGGGMAQVYRARDERLARFVALKGVRGDLLHDSGWTTRFQREAQTMAGLSHPNIVAVHDAGEEQRPGAGGRSIPYLVMELVPGRSLADLLRERGKLPLAEALRLASQVLSALAAAHARGVVHRDIKPANILLTEDGAAKVTDFGIAAVADRTALTRTGTVVGTPHYMSPEQVEGRRDIDGRSDLYSVGVLLFHLLSGRVPFDADSAWSIGYAHLHTPPPTLASVGVIVPAPVESVLARALAKNLEDRHQDAAAMRAAIDVLVHGEDEQGTRSQGTSPFTLDDLFSQESRSSARPRPGVRRTPLVRLVLLVPVLLALGWTMRAMIVDSENVGTITLVSACAVAWTWLAFMRKAEPPPPGRPIGWVQLIAGVSVMFQGMMTLMGLVLLIAGG; encoded by the coding sequence ATGGGGGAGTTATTCGCTGTCGGATCGACCGTGGCCCATGGCCGCTACCGGATCGTGGACGTGATCGGCGGCGGCGGGATGGCGCAGGTCTATCGCGCCCGGGACGAGCGGCTCGCCCGCTTCGTCGCACTCAAGGGAGTGCGAGGGGACCTGCTCCACGACTCCGGCTGGACCACGCGCTTCCAACGCGAGGCCCAGACCATGGCCGGGTTGAGCCACCCGAACATCGTGGCCGTCCACGACGCGGGCGAGGAACAGCGGCCCGGCGCCGGCGGCCGGTCGATCCCGTACCTGGTGATGGAGCTGGTACCCGGCCGATCCCTCGCCGATCTCCTGCGCGAGCGGGGGAAGCTGCCCCTTGCCGAAGCGCTGCGACTGGCCTCACAGGTACTGTCGGCCCTGGCCGCGGCCCATGCGCGAGGCGTGGTGCATCGTGACATCAAGCCGGCCAACATCCTGCTGACCGAGGACGGGGCGGCGAAGGTCACCGACTTCGGGATCGCCGCGGTGGCCGATCGCACCGCCCTCACCCGTACCGGCACTGTCGTCGGAACACCGCACTACATGTCCCCCGAGCAGGTGGAGGGGCGCCGGGACATCGACGGCCGGTCCGACCTCTACTCGGTGGGCGTCCTGCTCTTCCATCTGCTGTCGGGCCGCGTGCCGTTCGACGCGGACTCGGCCTGGTCCATCGGCTACGCCCATCTCCACACCCCGCCGCCGACCCTGGCCTCGGTGGGCGTCATCGTTCCGGCGCCCGTCGAGTCAGTGCTCGCCCGAGCTCTGGCGAAGAACCTGGAGGACCGCCACCAGGACGCGGCCGCGATGCGGGCGGCGATCGACGTGCTGGTCCATGGGGAAGACGAGCAGGGGACCCGGTCGCAGGGCACCTCCCCGTTCACCCTCGATGATCTCTTCTCTCAGGAATCCCGCTCGTCCGCGCGGCCACGGCCGGGGGTCCGGCGTACGCCACTCGTCAGACTGGTGCTACTCGTGCCAGTGCTCCTGGCCCTCGGGTGGACCATGCGCGCGATGATCGTGGACAGCGAGAACGTCGGCACGATCACCCTTGTCTCGGCGTGCGCCGTGGCCTGGACGTGGCTCGCCTTCATGCGGAAAGCCGAGCCGCCCCCGCCGGGGCGGCCGATCGGCTGGGTGCAGTTGATCGCAGGGGTCTCAGTCATGTTCCAAGGGATGATGACGCTGATGGGGCTGGTGCTGCTGATAGCAGGCGGGTAG
- the argS gene encoding arginine--tRNA ligase, whose amino-acid sequence MASVPSLASTVQQRLADALSAALPEAGSADPLLRRSDRADFQANGILALAKKLKGNPRELAAQVVGALPADDGVLKEVEVSGPGFLNITVGDGAIVETLAARAADDRLGVPSAEHPGTTVIDYAQPNVAKEMHVGHLRSAVIGDAMVRILEFAGEKVVRRHHIGDWGTQFGMLIQYLIEHPHELDHKADTGDAQTSGEEAMSNLNRLYKASRALFDSDEEFKARSRDRVVLLQSGDPETLRLWQRFVDESKIYFYSVFDKLDMEIRDPDVVGESGYNDMLDETCRLLEESGVAVRSEGALCVFFDDVKGPDGQPVPLIVRKSNGGYGYAATDLSAIRDRVQKLGATTLLYVVDARQSLHFKMVFETARRAGWLGDDVKAVQLAFGTVLGKDGKPFKTREGETVRLVDLLDEAVERASSVVREKAESLPEADRLTEEEIAERGTQVGIGAIKYADLSTSAVRDYKFDLDQMVSLNGDTSVYLQYAYARIRSIVRKSGDAKPAAHAELGLAPAERALGLHLDQFGEVIAEVAASYEPHKLAAYLYQLSSLFTTFYAECPVLKADTPEQVENRLFLCDLTARTLSKGMALLGIRTPERL is encoded by the coding sequence ATGGCCTCGGTCCCTTCCCTCGCTTCGACCGTGCAGCAGCGCCTCGCGGACGCCCTTTCGGCAGCCCTGCCGGAGGCCGGCTCCGCCGACCCGCTGCTGCGACGTAGCGACCGGGCCGACTTCCAGGCCAACGGCATCCTGGCGCTCGCGAAGAAGCTGAAGGGCAACCCCCGCGAGCTGGCCGCCCAGGTCGTCGGCGCGCTCCCGGCGGACGACGGCGTGCTGAAGGAGGTCGAGGTCTCCGGCCCCGGCTTCCTCAACATCACCGTCGGCGACGGTGCCATCGTGGAGACGCTGGCGGCCCGCGCCGCCGACGACCGCCTCGGCGTGCCGTCCGCGGAGCACCCCGGCACGACGGTGATCGACTACGCCCAGCCGAACGTGGCGAAGGAGATGCACGTCGGGCACCTGCGGTCCGCCGTCATCGGCGACGCGATGGTGCGGATCCTGGAGTTCGCGGGCGAGAAGGTCGTCCGGCGCCACCACATCGGCGACTGGGGCACCCAGTTCGGCATGCTCATCCAGTATCTGATCGAGCACCCGCACGAGCTGGACCACAAGGCGGACACGGGCGACGCGCAGACCTCCGGCGAGGAGGCCATGTCGAACCTGAACCGGCTGTACAAGGCGTCCCGCGCGCTGTTCGACTCGGACGAGGAGTTCAAGGCGCGCTCCCGGGACCGGGTCGTCCTGCTCCAGTCCGGCGACCCCGAGACGCTGCGGCTGTGGCAGCGCTTCGTGGACGAGTCGAAGATCTACTTCTACTCGGTCTTCGACAAGCTGGACATGGAGATCCGCGACCCGGACGTGGTCGGCGAGTCCGGTTACAACGACATGCTCGACGAGACGTGCCGCCTCCTGGAGGAGTCGGGGGTCGCGGTCCGCTCGGAGGGCGCGCTGTGCGTCTTCTTCGACGACGTGAAGGGCCCGGACGGCCAGCCGGTCCCGCTGATCGTCCGCAAGTCGAACGGCGGCTACGGCTACGCGGCGACCGACCTGTCCGCCATCCGCGACCGGGTGCAGAAGCTCGGCGCGACCACCCTGCTGTACGTGGTGGACGCCCGGCAGTCGCTGCACTTCAAGATGGTCTTCGAGACGGCGCGCCGGGCGGGCTGGCTCGGCGACGACGTGAAGGCCGTGCAGCTCGCCTTCGGCACGGTCCTCGGCAAGGACGGCAAGCCGTTCAAGACCCGTGAGGGCGAGACGGTCCGGCTCGTGGACCTGCTGGACGAGGCGGTCGAGCGGGCGTCGTCGGTCGTCCGGGAGAAGGCCGAGAGCCTGCCGGAGGCCGATCGGCTCACCGAGGAGGAGATCGCCGAGCGCGGCACGCAGGTGGGCATCGGCGCGATCAAGTACGCCGACCTGTCGACTTCCGCGGTCCGCGACTACAAGTTCGACCTGGACCAGATGGTGTCGCTGAACGGCGACACGTCGGTGTACCTCCAGTACGCGTACGCGCGTATCCGGTCCATCGTCCGCAAGTCGGGCGACGCGAAGCCGGCCGCCCACGCGGAGCTGGGGCTGGCCCCGGCGGAGCGCGCGCTCGGCCTGCACCTGGACCAGTTCGGCGAGGTGATCGCCGAGGTGGCCGCGTCGTACGAGCCGCACAAGCTGGCCGCGTACCTGTACCAGCTGTCGTCGCTGTTCACGACCTTCTACGCGGAGTGCCCGGTGCTGAAGGCGGACACCCCGGAGCAGGTGGAGAACCGGCTGTTCCTGTGCGACCTGACCGCGCGGACGCTCAGCAAGGGCATGGCCCTCCTGGGCATCCGCACCCCCGAGCGCCTCTGA
- the lysS gene encoding lysine--tRNA ligase encodes MPIVAQSSTETDWVSRFADEVIAESERRAPGKPVVVASGLSPSGPIHLGNLREVMTPHLVADEIRRRGHEVRHLISWDDYDRYRKVPAGVPGVDGSWAEHIGKPLTSVPAPAGSPHASWAEHFKAAMVESLAELGVEFDGISQTEQYTSGAYRAQILHAMKHRADIDAILDRYRTKDKATGQPKAKAQPKQKQQKPVDEAELEAAEGSGAASEDDGSGGAAGYYPYKPYCGRCERDLTTVTSYDDTTTELTYGCVCGFSETVLLSEFNRGKLVWKVDWPMRWAYEGVIFEPSGVDHSSPGSSFVVGGQIVREVFDGVQPIGPMYAFVGISGMAKMSSSKGGVPTPADALKIMEAPLLRWLYARRRPNQSFKIAFDQEIQRLYDEWDKLEAKVADGTVLPADAAAHSRAVRTAARELPRTPRPLPYRTLASVVDITAGHDEQTLRILSELDPANPLSSLDEARPRLDRAENWITTQVPAEARTIVRDEPDTELLGSLDEQGRESLRLLLEGLDSHWSLDGLTTLVYGVPKVMAGLDPEAKPTPELKAAQRDFFALLYRLLVSRDTGPRLPTLLLAVGADRVRKLLAA; translated from the coding sequence GTGCCGATCGTGGCTCAGAGCAGCACCGAGACCGACTGGGTCTCCCGTTTCGCGGACGAGGTCATCGCCGAGTCGGAGCGACGTGCGCCTGGCAAACCGGTCGTCGTCGCCTCCGGCCTCTCCCCGTCCGGCCCCATCCACCTGGGGAACCTCCGCGAGGTCATGACCCCGCACCTGGTGGCCGACGAGATCCGCCGCCGCGGGCACGAGGTCCGGCACCTGATCTCCTGGGACGACTACGACCGCTACCGCAAGGTCCCGGCCGGCGTCCCCGGTGTCGACGGCTCCTGGGCCGAGCACATCGGCAAGCCGCTCACCTCCGTCCCGGCCCCGGCCGGCTCCCCGCACGCGAGCTGGGCTGAGCACTTCAAGGCGGCCATGGTCGAGTCGCTCGCCGAGCTGGGCGTCGAGTTCGACGGCATCAGCCAGACCGAGCAGTACACGAGCGGCGCCTACCGCGCGCAGATCCTGCACGCGATGAAGCACCGCGCGGACATCGACGCGATCCTCGACCGGTACCGGACGAAGGACAAGGCCACCGGCCAGCCGAAGGCCAAGGCGCAGCCGAAGCAGAAGCAGCAGAAGCCGGTCGACGAGGCCGAGCTGGAGGCAGCCGAGGGCTCCGGCGCCGCCAGCGAGGACGACGGCTCGGGCGGCGCGGCCGGGTACTACCCGTACAAGCCGTACTGCGGCCGCTGCGAGCGCGACCTGACGACCGTCACGTCGTACGACGACACGACCACGGAGCTGACGTACGGCTGCGTGTGCGGCTTCTCCGAGACCGTGCTGCTCAGCGAGTTCAACCGCGGCAAGCTCGTCTGGAAGGTCGACTGGCCGATGCGCTGGGCGTACGAGGGCGTGATCTTCGAGCCCAGCGGCGTCGACCACTCGTCGCCCGGCTCGTCGTTCGTCGTCGGCGGGCAGATCGTGCGCGAGGTCTTCGACGGCGTCCAGCCGATCGGTCCGATGTACGCCTTCGTGGGCATCTCCGGCATGGCGAAGATGTCCTCCTCCAAGGGTGGCGTGCCCACGCCCGCCGACGCCCTGAAGATCATGGAGGCGCCGCTGCTGCGCTGGCTGTACGCCCGCCGCCGGCCGAACCAGTCCTTCAAGATCGCCTTCGACCAGGAGATCCAGCGGCTCTACGACGAGTGGGACAAGCTGGAGGCGAAGGTCGCGGACGGCACGGTGCTGCCGGCCGACGCCGCCGCGCACTCCCGCGCGGTCCGCACGGCCGCCCGCGAGCTGCCGCGTACGCCGCGCCCGCTGCCGTACCGGACGCTCGCCTCGGTCGTGGACATCACGGCCGGACACGACGAGCAGACGCTGCGCATCCTGAGCGAGCTGGACCCGGCGAATCCGCTCTCCTCCCTGGACGAGGCCCGGCCGAGGCTGGACCGCGCGGAGAACTGGATCACCACCCAGGTCCCGGCCGAGGCCCGCACGATCGTGCGCGACGAGCCGGACACGGAGCTGCTGGGCTCCCTCGACGAGCAGGGCCGCGAGTCGCTGCGGCTGCTCCTGGAGGGCCTGGACAGCCACTGGTCGCTGGACGGCCTGACGACGCTGGTCTACGGCGTGCCGAAGGTCATGGCCGGACTGGACCCGGAGGCGAAGCCGACGCCGGAGCTGAAGGCGGCGCAGCGCGACTTCTTCGCCCTCCTGTACCGCCTGCTGGTCAGCCGGGACACGGGCCCCCGCCTCCCGACGCTGCTCCTGGCCGTCGGCGCGGACCGCGTCCGCAAGCTGCTGGCCGCGTGA